Proteins encoded within one genomic window of Chroicocephalus ridibundus chromosome 7, bChrRid1.1, whole genome shotgun sequence:
- the TMEM97 gene encoding sigma intracellular receptor 2, which yields MGVAGARGGARAGAAMAAAPRWRERLFALYFLSHIPITLLIDLQPLLPAGLHPPALTELLQWYAASFRDPMMLQPPEWFKAFIYCEAFLQMPFFPVAVYAFFKGGCKWIRTPAIIYSTHVATTLFAILAHILFHDFSTSEHVGPRTQRERLILLSIYAPYLLIPLLILFTMLFHPHYSHVEKRKRK from the exons ATGGGCGTGGCCGGGGCGCGTGGCGGCGCGCGGGCGGGCGCGGCGATggcggcggctccgcgctggCGGGAGCGGCTCTTCGCGCTCTATTTCCTCTCGCACATCCCCATCACGCTGCTCATCGACCTCCAGCCGCTGCTGCCCGCCGGCCTCCACCCGCCCGCC CTGACGGAGCTGTTGCAGTGGTACGCAGCCTCCTTTAGAGACCCCATGATGCTCCAGCCCCCGGAGTGGTTTAAGGCGTTTATATATTGCGAAGCTTTCTTACAAATGCCTTTCTTCCCCGTCGCAGTCTACGCCTTCTTCAAAG GTGGCTGCAAATGGATACGGACTCCTGCCATTATCTACTCCACCCACGTAGCGACAACTCTGTTTGCCATCCTGGCACATATCCTGTTCCACGATTTCTCCACGTCTGAGCACGTGGGACCTCGGACGCAACGCGAGCGCCTAATTCTGCTCTCGATATACGCGCCGTACTTGCTGATACCACTTCTCATTCTCTTCACCATGCTCTTCCACCCCCATTACAGCCAcgtggagaaaaggaaaaggaagtag